From Scomber scombrus chromosome 9, fScoSco1.1, whole genome shotgun sequence, one genomic window encodes:
- the thg1l gene encoding probable tRNA(His) guanylyltransferase isoform X2: MTHVASQFSSSYVFYWKEFFGDQTLLYPPSFDGRVVLYPSNRNLKDYLSWRQADCHINNLYNTVFWTLVQKGGLTTVQAEDRLKGTLAADKNEILFSEFDINYNTESALHKKGTTLIWEKRDETVTKRLKRPNEEEKDVNVTRSRRKVQAYHCDIIGDQFWQEHTDILEDDNC, from the exons ATGACTCATGTGGCATCCCAGTTCTCCTCCTCATATGTGTTTTACTGGAAGGAGTTTTTCGGGGATCAGACGCTACTGTACCCACCAAGCTTTGATGGACGTGTGGTCCTGTATCCTAGCAACCGCAACCTCAAGGACTACCTGAGCTGGAGGCAAGCAGACT gTCACATAAATAATTTGTACAACACAGTGTTTTGGACTTTAGTACAGAAAGGAGGACTCACCACAGTCCAGGCAGAGGATCGCTTAAAG gGAACACTAGCCGCAGACAAAAACGAGATCCTGTTCTCAGAATTTGACATCAACTACAACACTGAATCTGCCCTTCACAAGAAAGGCACCACTCTCATCTGGGAAAAG CGAGATGAAACTGTCACTAAACGCTTAAAACGACCaaatgaagaggagaaggacGTGAATGTGACACGCAGCAGGAGGAAGGTGCAGGCGTACCACTGCGACATTATAGGAGACCAATTCTGGCAAGAACACACAGACATCCTGGAGGACGACAACTGCTAA
- the thg1l gene encoding probable tRNA(His) guanylyltransferase isoform X1 → MLIGKVCSIRGGIRSCVVRPIARLFTCPSNMAKSKFEYVRNFETDDTCLKNCYIVVRLDGRNFHRFAEQHKFTKPNDNRALGLMSRSAHSVMEELEDIVIAYGQSDEFSFVFKRSSNWFKRRASKLMTHVASQFSSSYVFYWKEFFGDQTLLYPPSFDGRVVLYPSNRNLKDYLSWRQADCHINNLYNTVFWTLVQKGGLTTVQAEDRLKGTLAADKNEILFSEFDINYNTESALHKKGTTLIWEKRDETVTKRLKRPNEEEKDVNVTRSRRKVQAYHCDIIGDQFWQEHTDILEDDNC, encoded by the exons ATGCTGATTGGAAAGGTGTGCAGTATTCGTGGAGGCATCAGGTCTTGTGTAGTCAGACCCATAGCTCGTTTGTTTACCTGCCCCAGTAACATGGCCAAGAGCAAGTTTGAGTATGTCCGCAACTTTGAGACAGATGACACCTGTCTAAAAAACTGCTATATTGTTGTGAGGCTGGATGGGCGCAACTTCCACAG GTTTGCAGAACAGCACAAGTTCACAAAGCCCAATGACAACAGAGCCCTGGGACTGATGAGCCGCAGCGCGCATTCGGTCATGGAGGAACTAGAGGATATTGTCATTGCTTATGGTCAAAGTGATGAGTTCAGCTTTGTTTTCAAGAGGTCGTCCAACTGGTTCAAGAGGAGAGCCAG TAAGCTCATGACTCATGTGGCATCCCAGTTCTCCTCCTCATATGTGTTTTACTGGAAGGAGTTTTTCGGGGATCAGACGCTACTGTACCCACCAAGCTTTGATGGACGTGTGGTCCTGTATCCTAGCAACCGCAACCTCAAGGACTACCTGAGCTGGAGGCAAGCAGACT gTCACATAAATAATTTGTACAACACAGTGTTTTGGACTTTAGTACAGAAAGGAGGACTCACCACAGTCCAGGCAGAGGATCGCTTAAAG gGAACACTAGCCGCAGACAAAAACGAGATCCTGTTCTCAGAATTTGACATCAACTACAACACTGAATCTGCCCTTCACAAGAAAGGCACCACTCTCATCTGGGAAAAG CGAGATGAAACTGTCACTAAACGCTTAAAACGACCaaatgaagaggagaaggacGTGAATGTGACACGCAGCAGGAGGAAGGTGCAGGCGTACCACTGCGACATTATAGGAGACCAATTCTGGCAAGAACACACAGACATCCTGGAGGACGACAACTGCTAA
- the thg1l gene encoding probable tRNA(His) guanylyltransferase isoform X3, which yields MVKVMSSALFSRGRPTGSRGEPGTENFDGRVVLYPSNRNLKDYLSWRQADCHINNLYNTVFWTLVQKGGLTTVQAEDRLKGTLAADKNEILFSEFDINYNTESALHKKGTTLIWEKRDETVTKRLKRPNEEEKDVNVTRSRRKVQAYHCDIIGDQFWQEHTDILEDDNC from the exons ATGGTCAAAGTGATGAGTTCAGCTTTGTTTTCAAGAGGTCGTCCAACTGGTTCAAGAGGAGAGCCAGGTACTGAGAA CTTTGATGGACGTGTGGTCCTGTATCCTAGCAACCGCAACCTCAAGGACTACCTGAGCTGGAGGCAAGCAGACT gTCACATAAATAATTTGTACAACACAGTGTTTTGGACTTTAGTACAGAAAGGAGGACTCACCACAGTCCAGGCAGAGGATCGCTTAAAG gGAACACTAGCCGCAGACAAAAACGAGATCCTGTTCTCAGAATTTGACATCAACTACAACACTGAATCTGCCCTTCACAAGAAAGGCACCACTCTCATCTGGGAAAAG CGAGATGAAACTGTCACTAAACGCTTAAAACGACCaaatgaagaggagaaggacGTGAATGTGACACGCAGCAGGAGGAAGGTGCAGGCGTACCACTGCGACATTATAGGAGACCAATTCTGGCAAGAACACACAGACATCCTGGAGGACGACAACTGCTAA
- the lsm11 gene encoding U7 snRNA-associated Sm-like protein LSm11, which translates to MEESERDRESDKPDSKETVPATASVPQHESDSVSTAGEDEADKTDVCSDNFDPLLALYSPTVPLPFPNIKCFNNVAEYESFLKGGRGRAKPENVEKKRRKAMKGVADPERIERLKKLMVNNPVPEAEEGESSGTPRRRRQKTQKNVLTRMPLCKGSPLGELHRCVEERIRVKVHIRTFKGLRGVCSGFVVAFDKFWNMAMVDVDETYREPLLGEAFYHEKALTISRLFEKLKLQESSGVDEPAKKHKAHGKTDKHQPANPNMTPKNLSAQRQRGDGRTEPKLSESAKTKPGKHEISLKAQDPEACQKKDPQAYGKVHTRHINQLFIRGENVILVNPQPL; encoded by the exons ATGGAGGAAAGtgagagggacagagaaagTGACAAACCAGACAGTAAAGAAACGGTACCTGCTACGGCTTCAGTACCGCAGCATGAGTCGGACTCAGTGAGTACTGCTGGGGAGGATGAGGCAGATAAAACAGACGTCTGCTCCGACAACTTCGACCCACTGCTGGCCTTGTACTCTCCCACTGTCCCGCTCCCTTTCCCTAACATCAAATGCTTCAACAACGTCGCCGAGTACGAGAGCTTCCTGAAGGGCGGTCGGGGCAGAGCCAAGCCGGAGAATGTGGAGAAAAAGCGGCGTAAGGCCATGAAAGGAGTGGCTGACCCGGAGCGTATCGAGAGGCTAAAGAAGCTCATGGTAAACAACCCGGTGCCCGAagcagaggagggggagagcAGCGGCACACCGCGGCGACGGAGGCAGAAGACCCAGAAAAATGTCCTGACGAGGATGCCCT TATGCAAAGGCAGTCCTCTGGGTGAGCTGCACCGATGCGTTGAGGAGAGGATAAGGGTCAAAGTTCACATCAGGACCTTCAAGGGGTTGAGAGGCGTGTGCTCTGGCTTCGTTGTGGCCTTCGACAAGTTCTGGAACATG GCGATGGTGGACGTAGATGAGACGTACAGAGAGCCTCTTCTTGGAGAGGCATTCTACCACGAGAAAGCCCTCACTATTTCACGG CTCTTTGAGAAGTTAAAGCTCCAGGAAAGCTCAGGAGTTGACGAGCCAGCAAAAAAGCACAAAGCCCATGGAAAAACCGACAAGCATCAGCCCGCAAACCCTAACATGACTCCAAAAAACCTGTCtgctcagagacagagaggagacggCAGGACAGAGCCCAAGCTGTCAGAGAGTGCTAAAACCAAACCGGGTAAACATGAAATCTCGCTGAAGGCCCAGGATCCAGAGGCCTGTCAGAAGAAAGACCCCCAGGCATACGGCAAGGTCCACACACGCCACATCAACCAGCTTTTCATCCGGGGTGAGAACGTTATCCTGGTTAACCCGCAGCCTCTCTGA